The sequence below is a genomic window from Phaenicophaeus curvirostris isolate KB17595 chromosome 16, BPBGC_Pcur_1.0, whole genome shotgun sequence.
cAGCAAATTAATATTCTAACTATATTATTCGATATCATACTTTTGCCCCCGGTTTGTCTTGTCCACTTAGGCTACTAAAAGAAGGTACTGAGTGAGAAATAGGTGGAGCAGGGCTTTTAGCCTGTCAGTAAGGCAGGAAAAATGAGCCTTTAGGTTTCTTTGACACAAATTTGTAATTGCaataaatatttgtctttgGTCCAATGTAGCAAGCTAATAGTAAATTCATTTGTGATGCCTGTTTATTACAAAAGGCTGGAGCCTTTCATCCCCCTTGTTGTGTCTGGCAACTCCTGGGGATTAATTGCATGCTGTCAGAAAGGCAGATCTGGCAAATCCAGCCCCAGCCTGCTAATAGTGGGATTATTATTTAACAGTTCAAGACTGTGTGAGGCTGCTTTTTATTCTACTCCACTTGGTGGGTTTAAAGAggtttttaaagaacagaacaGCTGAGGCAGAAGTCAGTGCGAGTTCAACAGGGAATGCATTAGCAGTGGTTCCCTGTTGTCTttagcatcctcagcaagtGCTGCCAAGTTAATTGTGGCTGCCTGCAGGCATCGCTTTGCTGCGCAGCTAGTGGCTCTCACAACTCTTGAAGCAGCCCCGGTGGGGTGAATGGGCTTGGGGGACACCCCTGCTGTCCTTTGGGCTGAGCTGGGGACTTACCCAATGGCCTAGGAGGTGGAGGGTTCTGATGCAGGTTAGGGTTGTGAGGATGCACGGTCCCAGTCCGTCCTGTTGCCTGCCTTGCCTCATTCTCCTGTTTGTGAACCCTCTGAGCTCAGTGTAAAACTACAGGGGGATCTGGGCTGCTGGAAAGGCTTTTGCTGAGCCTCCCTTCTTTGGTTGTTAGAGACTGCCTTCTGACTTTTAGGGTGCATTTACCTGAGGAAAGTTCATAACCACTTACTGTTGTTCCagctctatttctttctcaagTTCTTCTCTAGCTACTGCTGCTGATCCCCTGATAGATAAATACATGTGCATATGCTGCATGAAGTCTGGCAAAGTGCAATTAATACTATGCTGTATCTTTAGAAATGTTTGTGATTGAATTCTGGgatttttctcagctgctttctgtCGGTGACTCATTATCATTCAAGCCCAGCTGGCACAACTTAGTTCTCAGTTTTTCCTGACTGCTGAGGTTTTATAGTAAATGTATATTGTTACAGGCAGACAAGTGGAGAATCTTCTGTTTATTGCTATTGAATTCATTCCATTTTTATCACTTGAATCTTCAAGGTCATCTGGTTCTTACATGAAATACTTTTCCTTCAGTTCTCCACCGGCAGTACAATGCCTTTTTTAATAATCTGTACGCTTCATCAGCACTTCTCAAGCTGCAGCTGTTAATGAAAGTACAGAGACAGAGAGGTCCCAGGCTCCCTCCATAAGGAACAACTCTGATAAGCTCCATCAAATGTAACTCTGCCCCTTTCAGCAgtgcccttttccccctcatttctCTCTCCCTGATGCCGTCCTTTTAAAATCCGTCCCCAAGCGTTTCACAGCAGGGACCTCGGAGGAGTGGGTCTGGCGCTACCTGGATCACTCTCTCCTTTTGTGCATTTAACCCTATGTGTCTTGATCTCTAAGGCACTAGGCTTCTCTAATCAGTTCCTTCTCTACTCCACACTCtgcttttaataatttaatattcttttaatgTCCTCTTACTTCTCCAGAGAGGCAAGGAGCTCGGTCTCACGAAGTTTTACATTTGACTGGGGATGTGAATTCTGCATACAGTtcctatttttcatttgaagaaaTGTTGGTGGTCTTCCATGTGCAGTCCCTTGAGGCCCTTTTTATTTCTAGTATTTGGTATTTTCTCTTCatagttctttatttttgtactaTCTAGCAACAAATACATTTCTCATGTTCAGATATTTAACAATATATAGAGCTCTAAGTGCTGTGTTTCAGAAGGAACCCGTATATCCACAACAGACTGAAATACTCTACAGTAATGTATGAAACCCAAAATGTTTGGGACCAGCCGATGGAGCAGGGGCTCTGGATGTTCATCTCCAGACAAGAATTCTGGTCTCCTTTTGTCTTTGCAAAATGGGAGGACTTGTAACAAAAGAAAGGGACCAGACTCTAAAACATGTGGACCCTGTGCATCCAGAGGAGACTGCACTGAGAGGGTTTACTTTTTAATGCCCCATTTTGTTCTCAAATTTGAATCAAAGTGCCATTTGTCCATTTGCCCTGGCTCCTATGACTAGGTAGAGCCTATAAATCAAAGTATATAGTAAGAATCTATGCATTGAAACAATAGCTCCAAACACTGTAGTAAGTTATGCACCATCTCATAATTTATTATAATACAAACGAGTTTGTCAAACACAATATATTGTCTACTTATGAAAATATCTATATTCACAATTTAAATAGGTGATAGGTCCCATAATTTTATATACCAGCAAGTCATCTAGAAAGTATTTTGTTCCTAGCTGTGGTCTTCAAGGACATATACCTACAAGTAACTGTAATACAAACTGTCCATTCACAGCTTATTGTTTCTAATTGTAgatatttgaaatataaattaatagAGAACAAAAGACCATCTCCACAACAAAGATGGTTTTGTCTCCAGGATACTTTTCCCCTAAATAATGACACTAAATGTGCTTGGTTAAGTTTTTACTGTCTTAAAATTAGGAGGTACAAATAGTACAGCAAGACATTGGCTAGTTAGCAACAGTCATTGCAAAATGCTTCACACAACCAAAAATAAGGCAAGTATTATCAACAGCAGCTCTCATATGGCAGACTAAAAAGTCAAGGCTTTATTATCCAAACTGGACTCTAAGAAGGCTTCAAATGCCTCTTAACAAGATACGGCTTGATCCAAAGCCCTCTAAATTGATGAGGATTGAGAAAACAACCACAACCCATAAGCAACTTTCCCTTTGACTTCAAGGGCTTTGGAACTAAGCTCTTAAAGCCCtaaattaacagaaattaaatgacCAATTCACTGTACGTAAAAATTGCACCTTGTCATTTCTAAAATGATATGGAAAAGGATTGAGTTTTTTCAAATTAAGTTACCATAATTTAATGAgttatttttaatgggaaataaaatatttacgcAGAAAAACTTCTGTCTTTAAATATGGTAATTTACAAAAATACATCACCAGAACAGGAAAAATCAGATGACACTGCTAGTTGGCAGGATAAACATTGTTACAAAAACCTAAAGTCACACCGTGTGAATGGCAGCATATGCCACACAattcattgatttttatttttaataaataaaagccCTATACATTCACTATTTCTGTAAGGTTACCATTATATTAAGTAGAATAGTGAATTTCTcgtataaataattttttcaataGATACATTCTCAAAAATGAACCACTTATCTATATAGATATTGCACTTCAGACTCATTAACATGTAACTCAGACAAGCATTCCTCATAacttagaataaaaataagttataaATACAGTGTTTTCCAAAAATGAAACATACAGTACCTTTTTCATAAGGTAACTTTGGTTACTATCAACTGACAAAGACCAGAGAGAGGTTTCTGAGAGAAGGGTAGAAGGCATGGCcacaaaactgaatttcagtCGAACACTGCTAATGGGAACAATACTTTTAACCTTGCCACAAACACAGCAAGGCTGAGCATCCCTCTTAGGCTTTATTGCAAGTGTGTGTGAAGTTTTGTTGAGATCCCAGGGACAAACAGCCTACAGACGAGGGGGCTCCTCATTTCCCTTTGGATCTAGAGTGATGTACGGTGGGTAGCATCCCCTCGGTGCCTGGGGTGGGGAGCTCAGCTTGCGCTCTCGGCTCCCCCCTTCCCCAGAGGTGTGTGTGCCCCTCTCCTGGCTCTAACCAGCGTGGTCCCCTGGGTGCTGCAGCACCTTGCAGAGAAGTGGTGCAGCTCTCCCAACTGCTCCACTGACGGGAGAGGACCGGGCAGCGTATGCTCCCCAGGGCGCTGGGCATCCCATTTCTGTGCTCCTGACTGACCTGAGTAGTCTGTCTCTCCTGAGAAAGACCCTCCACACGTGAGCCAAGCCTCTCCCTGGGCTCCTGCTTTTCCTGGCTCgtgcctcctgctgctgttcccTCCTGGGGAAGGCATGCTTGTGTTTGGCATGGGTTTTGCTGTCTGACGGTCTGTGCAGATGCAACCAGGCTGTTGTCCTCGGCAGGACTTGTGCAGAGTTGGCATTTCTTTGGGAAAATGCACAAAAGCTGAGCCATCCGTGGGTTTTAGAGAGATGCTTTCAGCCCTCAGACCCCACCAAAGCGGGACCAACTGGATCCCTTCTCAGGGACCTCACTATAATAGGTCTCCACGATCTCCTTGCTGGCGATGGAGATGGGCACAGGCACAAATGCAGTGCTAGCACCAGGCTGCTTTTGATTTGCAGTGACTGAGAAGCTGTTGTGTCCACTAACCACATTGTGCTTGTGTTCATCGTGCAAGGAAGCTTGCTCCCGCGTTCAGTAAGGCTGTATTAAGTATCCAATACAGAAGTAAAAAGGTTGTGATACATGGCTCTGAGAGACCGCAAGCCAAGAtctgaaaaggagagaaattaaaaagaaatgcattttcagcCTTCCTGTATGTCTCTCCTTGTTTTCTGCACTTGGCATTGCTGGGATGCTGGTTTTTGactgagaaggaagagaagttaAGCTACTTTAAGTAAGGGGAATATTTCAAAGCCCCAGTCCAAGCTGATCTATGTTTTTACTGCTGTCTGGGTATTTAATGGATTTCTTTCACAAATAGTTTTTTAACAATTAAATGGCAAATCTGCAATAGGATAGCATACTCTGTTAGGAGAAGTCTTAAGCTGAGGTTTTGTATGTTAATTGTTAAAGGCCTGAACAGGGGGAGATAACTGAGAATCTTTATTGATTAAGCAGGAATTTGAAGGCTGTAATCACTCCAGACTTTGCAGGAGCTGTTTCAGTGGGAGCTCTGCATCAGGCAGGACTTGGACTTGCACTTGAAAATCTTTATAGACACCATGACTGAAATAGCAGGGAAAAGACTCTGCTTTTGTTCTTGGCTCTAGAaacctctctccctcccttgaGCTCCCCTGCCTTGGTCACATTCTTTAATAACAACATATGAATATTGGCAGCTTGCAGGACTGCTTGCCGTGCCGAGGCTGCAACAGGTACTACATCAGTCCTCAGGTCTTGTTCAAACGAGCCAAAACTGACTTGTGACAGTTGGCGTCTTGCAGGCTGCCTCCTCCAACAAGGTCTTGGCAACAAGACTATGTGGTGTATTTCATGTGAGCAACAACACATTGTTTTTGGCAAGTGCACACACCAGAAATGACACCTTCCACAGTACATAAAAGCATTAGTTTGCTCTGTCAATAGCGAACTGCATGGTCAAGTAAGGTTTcaatgttgttttttaaaaaggctgtaATTAAACACTGTTGTGGCTTCTCCCCTCCAATGACTTTGGACTGCACTGGTGCGGGGATGCAAAACACTTGAGTGCGACGGAACACTAAGACTTGAACTCTGAAGCATATTCAAAATGCTGTGCAAGAGATGGAGGCCTTTGCCTTCTCACTTTTGCTCTTTAAATCGAgtgctcctgctccctcctaGCAGTCTGATCTGCCCTCGGTCTCCCAGGGAAATGAAATCAAATGACCACTCTTCAAAATAGCCATTTCAGCAAATTACATCCTGAAGATGTAACCGTTTGAAAAGAACTTGCACCCAGAAACTCCAGCTACTGCCCCTTTCATGGTGATATTTTTATAGGCTTTCCATTCTTATCATACTGGTAAACAAGCATTTTGATGCAGTGAGAGTTGGCAGGGGAAATCCAAGGGCTGCTTGTTATGGAAAAGTTATGATTTGTATAGAATTGCACAGGTTGCTTCTGACACTTAAAAGAGGCTTTCAGCATGGCAGCTGCCATTGTGCGAAATCTTTTGCTAATAAAACAGTAGAGGAAGAAATTAATAGCAGTGTTCAGCAGTGCCAGCATATTGGCAATGTCCGACACAATATGTACAACCCAGCTGTTGTTTATAGGCGATACGTAGAGGTGATACAGTATCATGATTATTCTTGGAGCCCAAAGTATGGCAAAAATAGAAGTTATAGTAAACAGAATGGCTGTTGTTTTCCCTGTCGAGTACCCTCGCAGTCGGAAATTGCTCTTCCGTCGCAGCTTGTACACAATGATGGAATTGAGGATGAAGAAGATGGAGCAGGGCACTAAGTAAACAGTAAAGCAGTGGATCCAGATGAGGACGTGATGCATTGATGTGCTTATGTAGTCTTCAATCCAAATGTTGGGCCACCAGTAGTAGGGGATACTGGTCAAAAAGCAGGTGATATAGACACTTACAATGACTTTTCGAGTACGAGCGGGATAGGAGACCGTGTGATACTTCAGTGGATGGCACACAGCTATATACCTATCGATTGTTAGAGGAACAGTAATCCAAATGGAAGTGTGAATTGAAGAAAATTCCAAGACCTCAATTATTTTGTCCAGTATCTGAGGCAACTGTTTGTTTAAGATGAAATCTTCCATGAGGAAGTCGACAAAGACGATGAAGAAGAGAACCAGGATGTCAGCAGCAGCTAGCGCTAGAAGATAGTTATAGGAGGATTTCTGCCTGCGAGCCACGAGCTGAGAAAGTATGATGACTGTCAAGATGTTTGCTGTGGAGACAGAAACAGAGTTAGGCTATTAAGACTTAATactagtgggttttttttgagcgCTTGCTTGGAGCAGTAGCTCTGTTCAAGCTCTGGCTCTGGCCAGGATAAGCATCCTGTAATCCAGTCCTGCCTGTCTCACCTGCTCTCCTACAGAAGGGTTCTGGGGAagcatctccctttccccacaGTGGAAATTATCAGCTCCACAAAGACCTGGTTGCATATCCAGAGTTGTTCTTTGAGTCCTTCAACTGGAAGgcatttttcctctgaagtgATACAGCTGAGCCTTTAAGGAAatcctgctggtcacatcaGATGTGCTGGAGGTTCTGACTCAGCCCAAGTGTTCCCCCAGTTTCCTGAAAAAGCATCTGCTTGCAACTCTCTAGCCACGATACAGACCCATCACCTAACTCATGCCTAGATGTATTGCAAGACAAATAATATTGTGGTGAAGTGTTGAAGTGTCTGGTCTCTGCTGTTTCACTGTCTGGTTTGCTTCAATCTTCTAAAGCTCCGATTCAACTTAAAGCCTTAGTGGCTGCTTGAAGCTGTGCTAGGAGAGATGCTACTGGAAAGGCTCGGTCCTACAGCCCCTGGTCAGGCAGAGCTATGGATACAAACATTCCTGCCAGTCCTTAAGAGCTTTCATAGAGCACTAAGGTATAGCCAAACTTTAACTACTTGCTCATGTTTACTAGAGCTTACTGTGTAGTCTTGCattgggaagaaaaatcttattattcttattagTAGTATGGCTGGAATGAGACAGGCGAGACTGTTCCCATCAGAAGTTTATATCACTTGGCTAGAATACCTGAAGCAGTGCTTAAAATCAGAGATCTGCTTTACTGTACAAGAGACTGCCAAATGTTTGTATTTGACATTTTCCTAAGTGTTCTATAAATCACCTCTTCTGTGCATCCAGTGCTTCAAACATTTCTGCCAGCTTTGATGGATTTCCCAAAACAAATCAACAGTAATTGTAACATTTCCTTTaaatcagagagaaaagaagttgCTGACAAGGTAATGATGACATAGGGCACATGTCCTACAACTgaaaatgctaattttttttttaaactgttttactTGGCATTGGAGAAAACTTCCTTattcataaatacatttaaaacctGCTGTCTGGGAGCAGGTTTCTGCCACCAGGGAAATGAACTGCAACACAGTGCTTGATCTTGGGTAACAGCCCTTGTGTCACCTATTTCTATATTAActtaatattaattttgtatCTTGGAACAAAACTAACGAAAACATGACAACCGACTGCCTCCTTccataaataaacaaacccctGTGATCCTTCCCACAGTGTTGTCTCAAATCACCTTCAGAGGAATTTTGCACTCCATTAGCATGAATCCAACTGCATTGATTTCAGCTCAGAGCAGACATGGGAGACGAGAGGTGATAGAACTGCTGTGTCATTTTTCTCTTACTTATGAGATGCCTCTGTTGTGCCTGATGATGAGCCCTAGAGGTACAGTGAGTGATGCTCTGTCAAGGAAATCCTTGAGCTGGAGTGTTTATTGTGACTCTGCAGCCACTGTTGGCTTTGGCCAGCCGGGCCGAGTGGCTCAGCTTCATGGATATTGGATGTTACCCGTGGGGTTCATCTTATCTTTAAATCCTCTGGATGTGACtcgctgcagaagcagcagctggagccagTGTGCAGCAGGGGGGATGCCTGAGGATGTCTGTACCTGTTGGGAACTCCGGCCTGGCTGGCACAGGGGTTCCTGCAGTGACACTGAAGCTGTGCCCAGTCCAGGCACAGCAGCCCAGCTCCCCAGCCCTTCTGCCCACTGCCTGAGTCCCGCCGTTTGGTTTTAACCCAATTCTTTTTTCCTAGAGGAGCTGATTTATGAGGAATCCTTTCATCTGTACCCGCTCCCCCCACCTTTTTCAGGGTTCCTAGCAATGACAGTGACAGCATGTACTGAAACGCAAGTTATTTGCCTAACACCAGTGAGCTTTGCACGGTGAGCCGGATTAGAAAATTGATCTGACAAAGTACATGTAAGCTCTATCCAATTTTTCTGCAAGGGTTAGAGTATTTAGTACTAGAAATGCTTTCCCTGGGATCACATTAGGGCTTTTTCTCGCTGGATGAAATAGAGTAATATCGTTTACTTTGTGAAAACAGATGTATACCGGGGTGCAGCAGAAAGTTGCCAGTATGATAGTGTCTTAGCACAGTGTTTGGGAGTGCTTTTTCTGCTCCGCGCTGTATAGGGAAAGCAAAGATGAGCTACAGAGAAGTCTTAGCCCCTCACCTATTTCCTAGCCAGTGTTGGTCCTTGGCATGTCCTCAAACACTACCTAGCGCTCAGTAAAATGGGAAAGGGGTAGGAATGCTGTTCTGCATGAACTGGGTCCTTGTGCCAGCATCTCAGTGACTCCTGGGTGCCTCCTCAGTGTCCCGCAAACTCTCCTATGGGCAAAAATTACCTGCGTGGGTGAAAGGGGATGGGAGGGAGAGCATTTGCTACCACACTGTAACCTTATTTATGCTAATTTTTGCACTAATATTAGAGTCAGTGATGGGGACTGCAGCAGAGATGATGACAGagatataaaaatatctgttttactGTAATGTACGTGGAGCTACAGTGGCTGCATAGGTCAGTGCTCCTAAATTGTCCTGGATGGTCTGTTGCCCATTTCTTGCAGTGTTTTTAATAGATACAAAGTAGTAAAGATTGTCTGAATCTGAAAGAGATTGATCACTGTGCTGGGAGTTGATTAGGGGACGACAGATGGGAATTTTTGCCAGTGCCACCTGCTGCAGTGCAGTATTCTGAATTTAGAAATATCTGGTCGAGAACCAGGGCTTGATTAGGGACTAGCTGGCTGAAGCCTTGAGATGCTACTAGCAGATGATGAGAAGCAGCTGTAAGAAGTGGCAGTCTCAATTCCTTCCCTTCAGCCATGAGCATGCCTTCGAGACACAGCATCTCAACCTCTCTTAACACCCAGGCACCAACTGGTCCATCCTGCTCAAAATACAGCAACTTCCTAACTCAGCCAGGCTTCATTGTGGGACCCTGAAATCTCTCTGGATACCTCCTCTCACATTACCAGTTTCCAAGTACAAGTGTTGCATTGAAGTTCATGTGGTTGGAGTTCCTATGTACCTGAGAGGGATCATCCTCTCGCAGTAACCTTGGTTCCCAAGTGGATTTGGGTTTGCTTCCTGTACCAAGGCTGTATTGCCTTGCCTGCACAGCCCTTCTGGGCCTCCTTAAAGCGGTGCTTGTGGCCTGGACGTACAGTTTTTTCCCTAACTTCTTGTTTCATGGATTACAGTCATAGCTCAAATGCTGTCTAACTATGGTCTTGGTGGGGGATTCGCTGAGCTCTTTCCACTGAATATTATCACCGTGTGTGAGCTCAAACAGGAGCAATTGTATCTGCCTAAAGAAGAAATAGACATGTCTCtgggctttgatttttttttttcttgagaatgTTTTGCATGTACGTGTAGTGAAATAGCCTTTACAACATAAATGGTGGCACCGCTGTGTTGGGAATAAGGCGTGCTGTGTGGTTCAGTAGTTCAGCATCATAAACTACCTAAATGAAGTAGCTGTGTCGCTCACAGAATGTGATAAACATTAGGTCACTGAATATAATGGATGCCTTTTACCAAATACAGTTGTTGCTAGGATCCCTACAAATCATTGTGTGATGTATGAAACTACTCCGCAGGTCCTGCATGAGTCACCTGACCGGCACAGGCAGAGACGGTTTTACGAATGggaaattttaaattgctttaaaaaatgttagtAACATCTCCTCCTTAGATTTAGAAACTCTGAAACTTTATGTGCAGTTGGCTAAAAATATATGctgaaaaaaagtaatgttttgGCTTGATGGGAATAGATTTCCTCTAAGCTAGGGGGCAATATTATAATATAAATAGGTACCGTGCCCAGCAGGCAGATCTGAGCATGATTGCTAATAGTCATTTGCTAAGAGTTACCAGATTGGAGATGAGTGGTATTAAGCCATTACATCCTCTGGAAGCTCTCTTGGAAGATGATGACAATGGGTGACTTCTGATGAAGGCTACGTAAcaggaattatttaaaaaaaaaatgcagtggtaACATGAATATGTTTATTAATGATGTTGGCTATAGCCGATTATGCTGTCTTTCAAAATGACCGCTTGCAGAAGAGGGGCTTGCTTGTCTTTACAGAAGACAGCGCAGTTCTGTGTTTGCCTCTTGCAACCAGTGTGGGTCAAACCCAATGCTTCAGCAGACAGGGACAACCGCTGTGAACGGCACCTGCTCGTGGCTATCataatttgttgtttttttcgtTATCCTATCCTGAGATCCTTCCTTAACTGTTAAGAAGCATAAAGAGATACTTTACAGAATGTAATTAGTGCGATTCAAGTTTTTCGTTCCCTGAGAGTTCCTGTGAGGactgattttgaaaataaattatttgttgttCAACTTGTCTGAGCACCACTGAATGGCACTTACCCGCTCACCCCTGGTGGGGAAGGGCTGTCATGTCCTTCTGTTGGTGCCTGCATCATCTCCcagaggatggagagggatTCAAGACAAAAAATGAGCATCAGAAAAGAGTATCGCAGGCACAGAAGCAGGACAGCCACTACAGGTGGTTTCAAATCTTGGAGAAAGGCTCTCGTGTGGTCTGTGCTTACAAGTCCCACATGCAGGGTCAGATGGTGACAGCTCTAAGGGCAAAAGTGAACCTTGGAGATCAAGGATGATCAAGTTCTAGCCTAGGACAACTCCAATTCCCCTCCATACGCAGGCGACCAGGTTAGTGATTGCCAGAGAAAACAAGGCATGGCCTTGCACTTACGAGCCACAAGTGAATTAAAGAGTTTGTGTCAGAGACCACATTCTGACAATGAAACCTGGCCTCTGGGGCCATTTTTCTCGCTTGACACTATTTATTAGCTGAGGAGGCTCTAGGGAAGGCTGTAGTGAATGAGGTACTCTGCTCCATGGCTGGATTAGCTACCAGTGGGTCATGGAGGCCAGAGAAGGATTTTGGCTCAGCCAAAGGTGCTTCCTCACTGTTGGAGGGCACAGGAGATGCCAGCAGCTGGTATTCACTTTAAATGCTGCCAACCACTCAGGCTTAAATGCAGTAACTTGTCTGGCAGACAAGTGTaattacgttgtgttgcttttggCTTTCCTGGACTGTTGGAGTaggcttttttcccctagtctttataaatacaaatatttctgcaataTGAGAATGGCTCAGAAGGTGCACTAAGGCTAAGATGCTGGGAGGCCTGGTACGTGCTCATTGGTGACACGTGTAAATGTGATGGGGATCTGGTTCTCTTCTTGCTGtcttcaccatcctcatccaCGTTTTGCGAGCTGGGCCTACAGCGCAGAAAACTGCTAACAACTCTTGGACGTTTCCCTCCTCGTGAAGCCCTTCTTGGAGGAACCCACATAAGGATAAAAACGTCTAAAACTCACATCTTAAAATCTGGCCTTGAATCTTGCTACCAGAGCATTAGAACTTTCTAATGCAAATCGatgctggaaggagaaaaagcaatctgcaaaataatgcagaaatcATAGAAGGAATTTGGTTATTCATGCAATGTATCTGGACAGATGGAGATTTTCAAGGCAATTCGGGTGTCTCATTTGGTAGGTGTCTGTGGCTAAATGTGGGCTGTCAGTGAAGTTTAAGAGGTCTCAAGCTGAGTAACTGGAGCTCAAGGATGACAAAACCATTCTACCCTTTTGATTCTCAACGCCAAAACAGAGGCAGGTGCCAAAGGTATTTGATGGGATGACTAGGATGGAGGGAGGATGTGATTTCATAAGGACACTGGCATGAATTCTTTACTGAACATGAATAATTAAGAGGATTTTACCTTTAATTGTGGTTTTGCTAAAATAACAGTCTTTATGTCTTCCTAAAACATTAGGTAATGTAATAGGAGCTCATGATTGCAAGCCCCGTGGCCAAGCTTTCTCAGAGACTATGCCAACTTTAAACAATACGCAGGAAATTACAGGCTATGTAAAACCATTGCAGTTTGGCCTTATTTCCCCCACGGAGACTATGCTGCATCCACACTCGATTATATCACACTCTGGTGTGCTAGCCTGAACATTGAAGAAAACACACCTGGAATGAACAAATACCCTTGTCTGATGTAACTGACTGACAGGTAATTTGTCTTGAAACCAAAAGCAACCTCTAGTGCACCTATCTGCACAGTCAGTGCACCAGATGACTGAAAAGATGGAGAAGTTAAATGACTGTACATTCCAGTGATCCTTTTTCAGGTGGTACAAAGAAACAattttagtgaaaaaaagaatatattcaGTGTTTCAATAGGCAggcttctctcctctttcatgGATAAAGAGACAAAACTCCTTTTGGCCATCTTCTGTACCACTAATTCTGGTCCTACTT
It includes:
- the GPR139 gene encoding probable G-protein coupled receptor 139; protein product: MEHNHLHNGSLLAHHRYGCGLGYAPVVYYSLLLCLGLPANILTVIILSQLVARRQKSSYNYLLALAAADILVLFFIVFVDFLMEDFILNKQLPQILDKIIEVLEFSSIHTSIWITVPLTIDRYIAVCHPLKYHTVSYPARTRKVIVSVYITCFLTSIPYYWWPNIWIEDYISTSMHHVLIWIHCFTVYLVPCSIFFILNSIIVYKLRRKSNFRLRGYSTGKTTAILFTITSIFAILWAPRIIMILYHLYVSPINNSWVVHIVSDIANMLALLNTAINFFLYCFISKRFRTMAAAMLKASFKCQKQPVQFYTNHNFSITSSPWISPANSHCIKMLVYQYDKNGKPIKISP